The following proteins come from a genomic window of Salvia hispanica cultivar TCC Black 2014 chromosome 4, UniMelb_Shisp_WGS_1.0, whole genome shotgun sequence:
- the LOC125185509 gene encoding GATA transcription factor 19-like isoform X1 → MPFEYASMPIRVHENGGGFDISSRDLAMVSTEEISTAVNSQSLLLLPPTARTSELTISFQGQLYVFPAVTPEKVEAVLLLLGGREMPTSIPSSELLLQINDKGVDDDLSQPTVSRRIASLLRFREKRKERCFDKKMRYSCRKEVAQRMLQKNGQFASVKDMSKISDDNWDSGNSTQPVPVVHRCQHCGVWETSTPAMRRGPEGPRTLCNACGLMWANKGTLRDLAKEGEHVFEQNELVCDVFESLECSPHANETTDSYCNQDEELIGITERIADDSAIGIEHQSANLGEQDDVDQHVGAQWPAWAEPYHCRSTQG, encoded by the exons ATGCCGTTTGAGTATGCGAGCATGCCTATAAGAGTGCATGAGAACGGCGGAGGATTTGACATCAGCTCCCGCGATTTGGCGATGGTCAGTACGGAGGAAATTTCCACGGCGGTAAATAGTCAGTCCTTGCTGCTGCTGCCGCCGACAGCCAGGACTAGTGAGCTCACCATTTCTTTCCAAGGCCAACTCTACGTGTTTCCTGCTGTTACTCCGGAAAAG GTGGAAGCAGTGCTGTTGCTCCTGGGAGGTCGGGAGATGCCAACCAGTATTCCCAGCTCTGAATTACTATTACAAATAAATGATAAG GGTGTAGATGATGATTTGAGCCAGCCTACAGTTTCTCGGAGGATCGCGTCATTATTGAGGTTTCGTGAGAAGCGGAAAGAGAGATGCTTTGATAAGAAGATGAGATACTCCTGCCGGAAAGAAGTTGCTCAGAG GATGCTTCAGAAAAATGGTCAATTTGCTTCTGTTAAGGATATGTCCAAAATATCTGATGATAATTGGGATTCCGGCAACAGCACTCAACCAGTACCAGT TGTGCATAGATGTCAACATTGTGGAGTTTGGGAAACTTCAACTCCAGCAATGCGTCGGGGTCCAGAAGGTCCAAGAACACTATGCAATGCTTGTGGATTAATGTGGGCAAACAAG GGTACTCTGAGAGATCTTGCAAAGGAAGGTGAACATGTGTTCGAACAAAATGAACTAGTATGTGATGTGTTT GAATCTCTAGAATGCAGTCCTCATGCTAATGAAACAACTGATTCATACTGCAACCAGGATGAG gAGTTGATTGGTATTACTGAAAGAATTGCTGATGATTCAGCAATTGGAATAGAGCATCAATCTGCAAATCTTGGTGAGCAG GATGATGTTGATCAACATGTAGGTGCCCAATGGCCTGCCTGGGCGGAACCATACCATTGTCGATCCACACAGGGGTGA
- the LOC125185509 gene encoding GATA transcription factor 24-like isoform X11, whose translation MPFEYASMPIRVHENGGGFDISSRDLAMVSTEEISTAVNSQSLLLLPPTARTSELTISFQGQLYVFPAVTPEKVEAVLLLLGGREMPTSIPSSELLLQINDKGVDDDLSQPTVSRRIASLLRFREKRKERCFDKKMRYSCRKEVAQRMLQKNGQFASVKDMSKISDDNWDSGNSTQPVPVVHRCQHCGVWETSTPAMRRGPEGPRTLCNACGLMWANKGTLRDLAKEGEHVFEQNELVCDVFESLECSPHANETTDSYCNQDEVMKQKGYTVLLQS comes from the exons ATGCCGTTTGAGTATGCGAGCATGCCTATAAGAGTGCATGAGAACGGCGGAGGATTTGACATCAGCTCCCGCGATTTGGCGATGGTCAGTACGGAGGAAATTTCCACGGCGGTAAATAGTCAGTCCTTGCTGCTGCTGCCGCCGACAGCCAGGACTAGTGAGCTCACCATTTCTTTCCAAGGCCAACTCTACGTGTTTCCTGCTGTTACTCCGGAAAAG GTGGAAGCAGTGCTGTTGCTCCTGGGAGGTCGGGAGATGCCAACCAGTATTCCCAGCTCTGAATTACTATTACAAATAAATGATAAG GGTGTAGATGATGATTTGAGCCAGCCTACAGTTTCTCGGAGGATCGCGTCATTATTGAGGTTTCGTGAGAAGCGGAAAGAGAGATGCTTTGATAAGAAGATGAGATACTCCTGCCGGAAAGAAGTTGCTCAGAG GATGCTTCAGAAAAATGGTCAATTTGCTTCTGTTAAGGATATGTCCAAAATATCTGATGATAATTGGGATTCCGGCAACAGCACTCAACCAGTACCAGT TGTGCATAGATGTCAACATTGTGGAGTTTGGGAAACTTCAACTCCAGCAATGCGTCGGGGTCCAGAAGGTCCAAGAACACTATGCAATGCTTGTGGATTAATGTGGGCAAACAAG GGTACTCTGAGAGATCTTGCAAAGGAAGGTGAACATGTGTTCGAACAAAATGAACTAGTATGTGATGTGTTT GAATCTCTAGAATGCAGTCCTCATGCTAATGAAACAACTGATTCATACTGCAACCAGGATGAG GTAATGAAACAAAAAGGCTACACAGTTCTACTGCAGTCCTGA
- the LOC125185509 gene encoding GATA transcription factor 24-like isoform X10, whose protein sequence is MPFEYASMPIRVHENGGGFDISSRDLAMVSTEEISTAVNSQSLLLLPPTARTSELTISFQGQLYVFPAVTPEKVEAVLLLLGGREMPTSIPSSELLLQINDKGVDDDLSQPTVSRRIASLLRFREKRKERCFDKKMRYSCRKEVAQRMLQKNGQFASVKDMSKISDDNWDSGNSTQPVPVVHRCQHCGVWETSTPAMRRGPEGPRTLCNACGLMWANKGTLRDLAKEGEHVFEQNELVCDVFESLECSPHANETTDSYCNQDEQVMKQKGYTVLLQS, encoded by the exons ATGCCGTTTGAGTATGCGAGCATGCCTATAAGAGTGCATGAGAACGGCGGAGGATTTGACATCAGCTCCCGCGATTTGGCGATGGTCAGTACGGAGGAAATTTCCACGGCGGTAAATAGTCAGTCCTTGCTGCTGCTGCCGCCGACAGCCAGGACTAGTGAGCTCACCATTTCTTTCCAAGGCCAACTCTACGTGTTTCCTGCTGTTACTCCGGAAAAG GTGGAAGCAGTGCTGTTGCTCCTGGGAGGTCGGGAGATGCCAACCAGTATTCCCAGCTCTGAATTACTATTACAAATAAATGATAAG GGTGTAGATGATGATTTGAGCCAGCCTACAGTTTCTCGGAGGATCGCGTCATTATTGAGGTTTCGTGAGAAGCGGAAAGAGAGATGCTTTGATAAGAAGATGAGATACTCCTGCCGGAAAGAAGTTGCTCAGAG GATGCTTCAGAAAAATGGTCAATTTGCTTCTGTTAAGGATATGTCCAAAATATCTGATGATAATTGGGATTCCGGCAACAGCACTCAACCAGTACCAGT TGTGCATAGATGTCAACATTGTGGAGTTTGGGAAACTTCAACTCCAGCAATGCGTCGGGGTCCAGAAGGTCCAAGAACACTATGCAATGCTTGTGGATTAATGTGGGCAAACAAG GGTACTCTGAGAGATCTTGCAAAGGAAGGTGAACATGTGTTCGAACAAAATGAACTAGTATGTGATGTGTTT GAATCTCTAGAATGCAGTCCTCATGCTAATGAAACAACTGATTCATACTGCAACCAGGATGAG CAGGTAATGAAACAAAAAGGCTACACAGTTCTACTGCAGTCCTGA
- the LOC125185509 gene encoding GATA transcription factor 24-like isoform X12 codes for MPFEYASMPIRVHENGGGFDISSRDLAMVSTEEISTAVNSQSLLLLPPTARTSELTISFQGQLYVFPAVTPEKVEAVLLLLGGREMPTSIPSSELLLQINDKGVDDDLSQPTVSRRIASLLRFREKRKERCFDKKMRYSCRKEVAQRMLQKNGQFASVKDMSKISDDNWDSGNSTQPVPVVHRCQHCGVWETSTPAMRRGPEGPRTLCNACGLMWANKGTLRDLAKEGEHVFEQNELESLECSPHANETTDSYCNQDEQVMKQKGYTVLLQS; via the exons ATGCCGTTTGAGTATGCGAGCATGCCTATAAGAGTGCATGAGAACGGCGGAGGATTTGACATCAGCTCCCGCGATTTGGCGATGGTCAGTACGGAGGAAATTTCCACGGCGGTAAATAGTCAGTCCTTGCTGCTGCTGCCGCCGACAGCCAGGACTAGTGAGCTCACCATTTCTTTCCAAGGCCAACTCTACGTGTTTCCTGCTGTTACTCCGGAAAAG GTGGAAGCAGTGCTGTTGCTCCTGGGAGGTCGGGAGATGCCAACCAGTATTCCCAGCTCTGAATTACTATTACAAATAAATGATAAG GGTGTAGATGATGATTTGAGCCAGCCTACAGTTTCTCGGAGGATCGCGTCATTATTGAGGTTTCGTGAGAAGCGGAAAGAGAGATGCTTTGATAAGAAGATGAGATACTCCTGCCGGAAAGAAGTTGCTCAGAG GATGCTTCAGAAAAATGGTCAATTTGCTTCTGTTAAGGATATGTCCAAAATATCTGATGATAATTGGGATTCCGGCAACAGCACTCAACCAGTACCAGT TGTGCATAGATGTCAACATTGTGGAGTTTGGGAAACTTCAACTCCAGCAATGCGTCGGGGTCCAGAAGGTCCAAGAACACTATGCAATGCTTGTGGATTAATGTGGGCAAACAAG GGTACTCTGAGAGATCTTGCAAAGGAAGGTGAACATGTGTTCGAACAAAATGAACTA GAATCTCTAGAATGCAGTCCTCATGCTAATGAAACAACTGATTCATACTGCAACCAGGATGAG CAGGTAATGAAACAAAAAGGCTACACAGTTCTACTGCAGTCCTGA
- the LOC125185509 gene encoding GATA transcription factor 19-like isoform X5 produces the protein MPFEYASMPIRVHENGGGFDISSRDLAMVSTEEISTAVNSQSLLLLPPTARTSELTISFQGQLYVFPAVTPEKVEAVLLLLGGREMPTSIPSSELLLQINDKGVDDDLSQPTVSRRIASLLRFREKRKERCFDKKMRYSCRKEVAQRMLQKNGQFASVKDMSKISDDNWDSGNSTQPVPVVHRCQHCGVWETSTPAMRRGPEGPRTLCNACGLMWANKGTLRDLAKEGEHVFEQNELVCDVFESLECSPHANETTDSYCNQDEELIGITERIADDSAIGIEHQSANLGEQDWNQIQDPS, from the exons ATGCCGTTTGAGTATGCGAGCATGCCTATAAGAGTGCATGAGAACGGCGGAGGATTTGACATCAGCTCCCGCGATTTGGCGATGGTCAGTACGGAGGAAATTTCCACGGCGGTAAATAGTCAGTCCTTGCTGCTGCTGCCGCCGACAGCCAGGACTAGTGAGCTCACCATTTCTTTCCAAGGCCAACTCTACGTGTTTCCTGCTGTTACTCCGGAAAAG GTGGAAGCAGTGCTGTTGCTCCTGGGAGGTCGGGAGATGCCAACCAGTATTCCCAGCTCTGAATTACTATTACAAATAAATGATAAG GGTGTAGATGATGATTTGAGCCAGCCTACAGTTTCTCGGAGGATCGCGTCATTATTGAGGTTTCGTGAGAAGCGGAAAGAGAGATGCTTTGATAAGAAGATGAGATACTCCTGCCGGAAAGAAGTTGCTCAGAG GATGCTTCAGAAAAATGGTCAATTTGCTTCTGTTAAGGATATGTCCAAAATATCTGATGATAATTGGGATTCCGGCAACAGCACTCAACCAGTACCAGT TGTGCATAGATGTCAACATTGTGGAGTTTGGGAAACTTCAACTCCAGCAATGCGTCGGGGTCCAGAAGGTCCAAGAACACTATGCAATGCTTGTGGATTAATGTGGGCAAACAAG GGTACTCTGAGAGATCTTGCAAAGGAAGGTGAACATGTGTTCGAACAAAATGAACTAGTATGTGATGTGTTT GAATCTCTAGAATGCAGTCCTCATGCTAATGAAACAACTGATTCATACTGCAACCAGGATGAG gAGTTGATTGGTATTACTGAAAGAATTGCTGATGATTCAGCAATTGGAATAGAGCATCAATCTGCAAATCTTGGTGAGCAG GACTGGAACCAAATTCAAGATCCCAGCTAA
- the LOC125185509 gene encoding GATA transcription factor 19-like isoform X8 codes for MPFEYASMPIRVHENGGGFDISSRDLAMVSTEEISTAVNSQSLLLLPPTARTSELTISFQGQLYVFPAVTPEKVEAVLLLLGGREMPTSIPSSELLLQINDKGVDDDLSQPTVSRRIASLLRFREKRKERCFDKKMRYSCRKEVAQSVHRCQHCGVWETSTPAMRRGPEGPRTLCNACGLMWANKGTLRDLAKEGEHVFEQNELVCDVFESLECSPHANETTDSYCNQDEELIGITERIADDSAIGIEHQSANLGEQDDVDQHVGAQWPAWAEPYHCRSTQG; via the exons ATGCCGTTTGAGTATGCGAGCATGCCTATAAGAGTGCATGAGAACGGCGGAGGATTTGACATCAGCTCCCGCGATTTGGCGATGGTCAGTACGGAGGAAATTTCCACGGCGGTAAATAGTCAGTCCTTGCTGCTGCTGCCGCCGACAGCCAGGACTAGTGAGCTCACCATTTCTTTCCAAGGCCAACTCTACGTGTTTCCTGCTGTTACTCCGGAAAAG GTGGAAGCAGTGCTGTTGCTCCTGGGAGGTCGGGAGATGCCAACCAGTATTCCCAGCTCTGAATTACTATTACAAATAAATGATAAG GGTGTAGATGATGATTTGAGCCAGCCTACAGTTTCTCGGAGGATCGCGTCATTATTGAGGTTTCGTGAGAAGCGGAAAGAGAGATGCTTTGATAAGAAGATGAGATACTCCTGCCGGAAAGAAGTTGCTCAGAG TGTGCATAGATGTCAACATTGTGGAGTTTGGGAAACTTCAACTCCAGCAATGCGTCGGGGTCCAGAAGGTCCAAGAACACTATGCAATGCTTGTGGATTAATGTGGGCAAACAAG GGTACTCTGAGAGATCTTGCAAAGGAAGGTGAACATGTGTTCGAACAAAATGAACTAGTATGTGATGTGTTT GAATCTCTAGAATGCAGTCCTCATGCTAATGAAACAACTGATTCATACTGCAACCAGGATGAG gAGTTGATTGGTATTACTGAAAGAATTGCTGATGATTCAGCAATTGGAATAGAGCATCAATCTGCAAATCTTGGTGAGCAG GATGATGTTGATCAACATGTAGGTGCCCAATGGCCTGCCTGGGCGGAACCATACCATTGTCGATCCACACAGGGGTGA
- the LOC125185509 gene encoding GATA transcription factor 19-like isoform X2, producing MPFEYASMPIRVHENGGGFDISSRDLAMVSTEEISTAVNSQSLLLLPPTARTSELTISFQGQLYVFPAVTPEKVEAVLLLLGGREMPTSIPSSELLLQINDKGVDDDLSQPTVSRRIASLLRFREKRKERCFDKKMRYSCRKEVAQRKMVNLLLLRICPKYLMIIGIPATALNQYQCDVHRCQHCGVWETSTPAMRRGPEGPRTLCNACGLMWANKGTLRDLAKEGEHVFEQNELVCDVFESLECSPHANETTDSYCNQDEELIGITERIADDSAIGIEHQSANLGEQDDVDQHVGAQWPAWAEPYHCRSTQG from the exons ATGCCGTTTGAGTATGCGAGCATGCCTATAAGAGTGCATGAGAACGGCGGAGGATTTGACATCAGCTCCCGCGATTTGGCGATGGTCAGTACGGAGGAAATTTCCACGGCGGTAAATAGTCAGTCCTTGCTGCTGCTGCCGCCGACAGCCAGGACTAGTGAGCTCACCATTTCTTTCCAAGGCCAACTCTACGTGTTTCCTGCTGTTACTCCGGAAAAG GTGGAAGCAGTGCTGTTGCTCCTGGGAGGTCGGGAGATGCCAACCAGTATTCCCAGCTCTGAATTACTATTACAAATAAATGATAAG GGTGTAGATGATGATTTGAGCCAGCCTACAGTTTCTCGGAGGATCGCGTCATTATTGAGGTTTCGTGAGAAGCGGAAAGAGAGATGCTTTGATAAGAAGATGAGATACTCCTGCCGGAAAGAAGTTGCTCAGAG AAAAATGGTCAATTTGCTTCTGTTAAGGATATGTCCAAAATATCTGATGATAATTGGGATTCCGGCAACAGCACTCAACCAGTACCAGTGTGA TGTGCATAGATGTCAACATTGTGGAGTTTGGGAAACTTCAACTCCAGCAATGCGTCGGGGTCCAGAAGGTCCAAGAACACTATGCAATGCTTGTGGATTAATGTGGGCAAACAAG GGTACTCTGAGAGATCTTGCAAAGGAAGGTGAACATGTGTTCGAACAAAATGAACTAGTATGTGATGTGTTT GAATCTCTAGAATGCAGTCCTCATGCTAATGAAACAACTGATTCATACTGCAACCAGGATGAG gAGTTGATTGGTATTACTGAAAGAATTGCTGATGATTCAGCAATTGGAATAGAGCATCAATCTGCAAATCTTGGTGAGCAG GATGATGTTGATCAACATGTAGGTGCCCAATGGCCTGCCTGGGCGGAACCATACCATTGTCGATCCACACAGGGGTGA
- the LOC125185509 gene encoding GATA transcription factor 19-like isoform X4: MPFEYASMPIRVHENGGGFDISSRDLAMVSTEEISTAVNSQSLLLLPPTARTSELTISFQGQLYVFPAVTPEKVEAVLLLLGGREMPTSIPSSELLLQINDKGVDDDLSQPTVSRRIASLLRFREKRKERCFDKKMRYSCRKEVAQRMLQKNGQFASVKDMSKISDDNWDSGNSTQPVPVVHRCQHCGVWETSTPAMRRGPEGPRTLCNACGLMWANKGTLRDLAKEGEHVFEQNELVCDVFESLECSPHANETTDSYCNQDEELIGITERIADDSAIGIEHQSANLGEQEKGPNTNLVHLVASR; the protein is encoded by the exons ATGCCGTTTGAGTATGCGAGCATGCCTATAAGAGTGCATGAGAACGGCGGAGGATTTGACATCAGCTCCCGCGATTTGGCGATGGTCAGTACGGAGGAAATTTCCACGGCGGTAAATAGTCAGTCCTTGCTGCTGCTGCCGCCGACAGCCAGGACTAGTGAGCTCACCATTTCTTTCCAAGGCCAACTCTACGTGTTTCCTGCTGTTACTCCGGAAAAG GTGGAAGCAGTGCTGTTGCTCCTGGGAGGTCGGGAGATGCCAACCAGTATTCCCAGCTCTGAATTACTATTACAAATAAATGATAAG GGTGTAGATGATGATTTGAGCCAGCCTACAGTTTCTCGGAGGATCGCGTCATTATTGAGGTTTCGTGAGAAGCGGAAAGAGAGATGCTTTGATAAGAAGATGAGATACTCCTGCCGGAAAGAAGTTGCTCAGAG GATGCTTCAGAAAAATGGTCAATTTGCTTCTGTTAAGGATATGTCCAAAATATCTGATGATAATTGGGATTCCGGCAACAGCACTCAACCAGTACCAGT TGTGCATAGATGTCAACATTGTGGAGTTTGGGAAACTTCAACTCCAGCAATGCGTCGGGGTCCAGAAGGTCCAAGAACACTATGCAATGCTTGTGGATTAATGTGGGCAAACAAG GGTACTCTGAGAGATCTTGCAAAGGAAGGTGAACATGTGTTCGAACAAAATGAACTAGTATGTGATGTGTTT GAATCTCTAGAATGCAGTCCTCATGCTAATGAAACAACTGATTCATACTGCAACCAGGATGAG gAGTTGATTGGTATTACTGAAAGAATTGCTGATGATTCAGCAATTGGAATAGAGCATCAATCTGCAAATCTTGGTGAGCAG GAGAAAGGACCTAATACTAATTTGGTGCATCTAGTTGCATCTAGGTGA
- the LOC125185509 gene encoding GATA transcription factor 24-like isoform X13 produces the protein MPFEYASMPIRVHENGGGFDISSRDLAMVSTEEISTAVNSQSLLLLPPTARTSELTISFQGQLYVFPAVTPEKVEAVLLLLGGREMPTSIPSSELLLQINDKGVDDDLSQPTVSRRIASLLRFREKRKERCFDKKMRYSCRKEVAQRMLQKNGQFASVKDMSKISDDNWDSGNSTQPVPVVHRCQHCGVWETSTPAMRRGPEGPRTLCNACGLMWANKGTLRDLAKEGEHVFEQNELESLECSPHANETTDSYCNQDEVMKQKGYTVLLQS, from the exons ATGCCGTTTGAGTATGCGAGCATGCCTATAAGAGTGCATGAGAACGGCGGAGGATTTGACATCAGCTCCCGCGATTTGGCGATGGTCAGTACGGAGGAAATTTCCACGGCGGTAAATAGTCAGTCCTTGCTGCTGCTGCCGCCGACAGCCAGGACTAGTGAGCTCACCATTTCTTTCCAAGGCCAACTCTACGTGTTTCCTGCTGTTACTCCGGAAAAG GTGGAAGCAGTGCTGTTGCTCCTGGGAGGTCGGGAGATGCCAACCAGTATTCCCAGCTCTGAATTACTATTACAAATAAATGATAAG GGTGTAGATGATGATTTGAGCCAGCCTACAGTTTCTCGGAGGATCGCGTCATTATTGAGGTTTCGTGAGAAGCGGAAAGAGAGATGCTTTGATAAGAAGATGAGATACTCCTGCCGGAAAGAAGTTGCTCAGAG GATGCTTCAGAAAAATGGTCAATTTGCTTCTGTTAAGGATATGTCCAAAATATCTGATGATAATTGGGATTCCGGCAACAGCACTCAACCAGTACCAGT TGTGCATAGATGTCAACATTGTGGAGTTTGGGAAACTTCAACTCCAGCAATGCGTCGGGGTCCAGAAGGTCCAAGAACACTATGCAATGCTTGTGGATTAATGTGGGCAAACAAG GGTACTCTGAGAGATCTTGCAAAGGAAGGTGAACATGTGTTCGAACAAAATGAACTA GAATCTCTAGAATGCAGTCCTCATGCTAATGAAACAACTGATTCATACTGCAACCAGGATGAG GTAATGAAACAAAAAGGCTACACAGTTCTACTGCAGTCCTGA
- the LOC125185509 gene encoding GATA transcription factor 24-like isoform X7, whose protein sequence is MPFEYASMPIRVHENGGGFDISSRDLAMVSTEEISTAVNSQSLLLLPPTARTSELTISFQGQLYVFPAVTPEKVEAVLLLLGGREMPTSIPSSELLLQINDKGVDDDLSQPTVSRRIASLLRFREKRKERCFDKKMRYSCRKEVAQRMLQKNGQFASVKDMSKISDDNWDSGNSTQPVPVVHRCQHCGVWETSTPAMRRGPEGPRTLCNACGLMWANKGTLRDLAKEGEHVFEQNELVCDVFESLECSPHANETTDSYCNQDEELIGITERIADDSAIGIEHQSANLG, encoded by the exons ATGCCGTTTGAGTATGCGAGCATGCCTATAAGAGTGCATGAGAACGGCGGAGGATTTGACATCAGCTCCCGCGATTTGGCGATGGTCAGTACGGAGGAAATTTCCACGGCGGTAAATAGTCAGTCCTTGCTGCTGCTGCCGCCGACAGCCAGGACTAGTGAGCTCACCATTTCTTTCCAAGGCCAACTCTACGTGTTTCCTGCTGTTACTCCGGAAAAG GTGGAAGCAGTGCTGTTGCTCCTGGGAGGTCGGGAGATGCCAACCAGTATTCCCAGCTCTGAATTACTATTACAAATAAATGATAAG GGTGTAGATGATGATTTGAGCCAGCCTACAGTTTCTCGGAGGATCGCGTCATTATTGAGGTTTCGTGAGAAGCGGAAAGAGAGATGCTTTGATAAGAAGATGAGATACTCCTGCCGGAAAGAAGTTGCTCAGAG GATGCTTCAGAAAAATGGTCAATTTGCTTCTGTTAAGGATATGTCCAAAATATCTGATGATAATTGGGATTCCGGCAACAGCACTCAACCAGTACCAGT TGTGCATAGATGTCAACATTGTGGAGTTTGGGAAACTTCAACTCCAGCAATGCGTCGGGGTCCAGAAGGTCCAAGAACACTATGCAATGCTTGTGGATTAATGTGGGCAAACAAG GGTACTCTGAGAGATCTTGCAAAGGAAGGTGAACATGTGTTCGAACAAAATGAACTAGTATGTGATGTGTTT GAATCTCTAGAATGCAGTCCTCATGCTAATGAAACAACTGATTCATACTGCAACCAGGATGAG gAGTTGATTGGTATTACTGAAAGAATTGCTGATGATTCAGCAATTGGAATAGAGCATCAATCTGCAAATCTTG GATGA
- the LOC125185509 gene encoding GATA transcription factor 19-like isoform X3, with product MPFEYASMPIRVHENGGGFDISSRDLAMVSTEEISTAVNSQSLLLLPPTARTSELTISFQGQLYVFPAVTPEKVEAVLLLLGGREMPTSIPSSELLLQINDKGVDDDLSQPTVSRRIASLLRFREKRKERCFDKKMRYSCRKEVAQRMLQKNGQFASVKDMSKISDDNWDSGNSTQPVPVVHRCQHCGVWETSTPAMRRGPEGPRTLCNACGLMWANKGTLRDLAKEGEHVFEQNELESLECSPHANETTDSYCNQDEELIGITERIADDSAIGIEHQSANLGEQDDVDQHVGAQWPAWAEPYHCRSTQG from the exons ATGCCGTTTGAGTATGCGAGCATGCCTATAAGAGTGCATGAGAACGGCGGAGGATTTGACATCAGCTCCCGCGATTTGGCGATGGTCAGTACGGAGGAAATTTCCACGGCGGTAAATAGTCAGTCCTTGCTGCTGCTGCCGCCGACAGCCAGGACTAGTGAGCTCACCATTTCTTTCCAAGGCCAACTCTACGTGTTTCCTGCTGTTACTCCGGAAAAG GTGGAAGCAGTGCTGTTGCTCCTGGGAGGTCGGGAGATGCCAACCAGTATTCCCAGCTCTGAATTACTATTACAAATAAATGATAAG GGTGTAGATGATGATTTGAGCCAGCCTACAGTTTCTCGGAGGATCGCGTCATTATTGAGGTTTCGTGAGAAGCGGAAAGAGAGATGCTTTGATAAGAAGATGAGATACTCCTGCCGGAAAGAAGTTGCTCAGAG GATGCTTCAGAAAAATGGTCAATTTGCTTCTGTTAAGGATATGTCCAAAATATCTGATGATAATTGGGATTCCGGCAACAGCACTCAACCAGTACCAGT TGTGCATAGATGTCAACATTGTGGAGTTTGGGAAACTTCAACTCCAGCAATGCGTCGGGGTCCAGAAGGTCCAAGAACACTATGCAATGCTTGTGGATTAATGTGGGCAAACAAG GGTACTCTGAGAGATCTTGCAAAGGAAGGTGAACATGTGTTCGAACAAAATGAACTA GAATCTCTAGAATGCAGTCCTCATGCTAATGAAACAACTGATTCATACTGCAACCAGGATGAG gAGTTGATTGGTATTACTGAAAGAATTGCTGATGATTCAGCAATTGGAATAGAGCATCAATCTGCAAATCTTGGTGAGCAG GATGATGTTGATCAACATGTAGGTGCCCAATGGCCTGCCTGGGCGGAACCATACCATTGTCGATCCACACAGGGGTGA